Genomic window (Desulforapulum autotrophicum HRM2):
ATTGACCTTAAATCAAAAAATTGTTAACGCTGCGAGAGCAGCCAGACACAGGAATAACATTTTTATGCAGTTTGAACCTGTAATCGGGCTTGAAGTCCATGCCCAGCTTGACACTGAGACAAAAATATTCTGCTCCTGCTCCACGGGTTTCGGCGCGTCTCCCAACGCCCACACCTGTCCCGTATGCACGGGAATGCCGGGGGTGCTTCCGGTTCTTAACAAAAAGGCCGTCACCTATGCCATACGAACGGGCCTTGCCACCAACTGCAAGGTGGCAAACGAGAGCCGGTTTGACCGGAAAAACTACTTTTACCCCGATCTGCCAAAGGGGTATCAAATCACCCAGTTTGCAGCCCCCATTGCTGAGCACGGCCACCTGACCATTGAACTTGACGACGGATCGGAAAAACGCATCGGCATCACCCGCATCCACATGGAAGAGGATGCAGGTAAACTGATCCACGACCCTGACCGCCCCAGGAGCATGGTGGATCTCAACCGAACGGGAATTCCCCTGGTTGAGATCGTGAGCGAGCCTGACCTGAGGACCCCCAAGGAGGCCGGCAGCTATTTGAGAAAACTCCACGCCATAGTCAGGTACATCGGGGTTTGCAACGGGAACATGGAAGAGGGAAGCTTTCGGTGTGACGCCAACATCTCCCTGCGGCCGGTGGGCCGTAAGGCCTTTGGCACACGGACTGAGCTGAAGAACCTTAATTCATTCCGGAACGTTGAAAAGGCCATTGCCTATGAAATCCAGCGCCAGACCTATGTATTAGAAGAGGGCGGAGAGGTGATCCAGGAGACACGCCTCTGGGATACGGCCAACAATAAAACCGTGTCCATGCGCAGCAAGGAAGAGGCCCACGACTACCGCTATTTTCCGGAACCTGACCTTGTCCCCCTCATCGTTGACGACCGCTGGATGGAGGAGGTCAGGCAAAGCCTTCCTGAGCTTCCCGATGCAAAGCGCCAGCGGTTCATGGACGACTATGCAATGACCGCCTATGATGCATCGGTACTCACATCCTCAATCGCCCTTGCCGACTTTTTTGAACAAACGGCCAAGGAGATCAACGAGCCAAAGCTTGCCGCCAACTGGATCATGGGCCCGGTGCTTGCCCTGCTAAAGGACCAGGAGACGACCATTACCTCCCTGCCCATCACCGCCGACGCCCTTGCCGAACTTTTAAAACTGATTGAAGCCGGTAAGATAAATGCCAATGCTGCAAAAACCATATTTGACCGCATGGTGACAACCAGCGAGGGGCCCGGAAAGATCGTGGAGGAGATGGGACTGGAACAGGTGTCTGACCAGGGTGAACTTGAAACCATCGTTGCAGAGGTGTTAAAGGCCAACCCCGATGAAGTCGAATCCTATCTGGGCGGAAAGACCAAACTCATGGGCTTTTTCATGGGCCAGATCATGAAAAAGAGCCGGGGTAAAGCCGACCCCAAGATCGTCACCCAGATCCTTAAACAAAGGCTCAAATAAAACCATAGCCAGGGAGTTCATCAATTGAAGCGTTTTAATTCCACCCTTGTCGGCAACATCTTTTTTCTGCCGGTATTGGCAGCAGCCCTCTTGTTCGTTCAACTCCCGGCCAGTGCCGGCCCGGAACGCATCGCCATCCTTCCCTTTGAGATCCATTCAAAGACCGACCTTGCATACATGGGCCACGGCATCCGCCAGATGCTGACATCACGACTCTCCTGGAAGGACCGGGTGGAGGTTGCCGAACCCCAGGGTACCGACCTGCCGGGCACCTCCATGGAACAAACGGCTTCAACCCTGGAGGCAGACTATGTTCTTTCGGGCAGCATCACAGAATTTGCCGGGGCCTTCAGCGTTGATACCACGGTGTTTAAAACACAAACCCAGACCATTCAAACCTTTTTCGGCCAGGCAGCCACTGTTGACGAGATCATTCCCCAGCTTGACATCCTTGCCGCAAAGATCAACCACAGCC
Coding sequences:
- the gatB gene encoding Asp-tRNA(Asn)/Glu-tRNA(Gln) amidotransferase subunit GatB, translated to MQFEPVIGLEVHAQLDTETKIFCSCSTGFGASPNAHTCPVCTGMPGVLPVLNKKAVTYAIRTGLATNCKVANESRFDRKNYFYPDLPKGYQITQFAAPIAEHGHLTIELDDGSEKRIGITRIHMEEDAGKLIHDPDRPRSMVDLNRTGIPLVEIVSEPDLRTPKEAGSYLRKLHAIVRYIGVCNGNMEEGSFRCDANISLRPVGRKAFGTRTELKNLNSFRNVEKAIAYEIQRQTYVLEEGGEVIQETRLWDTANNKTVSMRSKEEAHDYRYFPEPDLVPLIVDDRWMEEVRQSLPELPDAKRQRFMDDYAMTAYDASVLTSSIALADFFEQTAKEINEPKLAANWIMGPVLALLKDQETTITSLPITADALAELLKLIEAGKINANAAKTIFDRMVTTSEGPGKIVEEMGLEQVSDQGELETIVAEVLKANPDEVESYLGGKTKLMGFFMGQIMKKSRGKADPKIVTQILKQRLK